ACTACAAATTTGTCCTTTCTCAGCCATTCCAAAAATAACACCTCATCAACAGTAAACGCACCATGGTTGTCTATTGGCTCCCTATGAGTGTTTTAAATTTGAGCTGTGCTTTTTCCATAAAAAAATATTTGTTTTTGTGACCTACATCCCGAATCTGGCCTTACGGCTGCGGGCCTTAGCCGATTTGACCTTTTTACGCACGCTGGGCTTGCTGAAGAACTCCCCCTTGCGCATATCGGCCAGCAAACCTTCCTTGATGCACTTGCGTTTGAAGATCCTTAAAGCCTTTTCAAAGGAATCGCTGTCGTGAATGGTAACCTTCGTATTAAATCACCTCCGATTTCTGAAATAAAAAACACCGCAACTATTTGTTCAAGCGGGT
This genomic stretch from candidate division TA06 bacterium harbors:
- the rpsU gene encoding 30S ribosomal protein S21, with product MHDSDSFEKALRIFKRKCIKEGLLADMRKGEFFSKPSVRKKVKSAKARSRKARFGM